One Natronomonas moolapensis 8.8.11 genomic region harbors:
- a CDS encoding DHH family phosphoesterase, whose protein sequence is MDRLVLGYDAVGTSFVERLARRPGSLVVLVDDDDRAESLREAGIDARRVDTGDVDDVRTVAGDVDSVVVAPAADAVGRVVRTARAAYPDAFLMVCLADGADRAAAAAADRVLDVSRGAGGGFLECAGGDALRTREFRTALRGVDGRLAVLAHDNPDPDAIASAVGLRRLASAFDVEAEACYYGDIGHQENRALVNLFGFDLRNLEDGADLSSFDAVALVDHSRPGVNDGLPPETSIDIVVDHHPPRTPVRAGFVDLRSDVGATCTILTEYFDRFGIEPTESIASGLLYGIRTDTRDFSRGVSAVDFEAAAGLVEAADSDRLRQVESPSVSVDTLETVGTAISAREVTGDVLTSCVGPIADRDTLAQAADRLLSMDGITTTLVFGYTDGTVFVSARSRGIERDLGEILREAFAQIGDAGGHADMAGAQIPVGILTEGATDTDCREVIDDVITDRFFEALGVTPDYGPFIYADGAHGFPD, encoded by the coding sequence ATGGATCGGCTGGTGTTGGGCTACGACGCGGTCGGGACGTCGTTCGTCGAGCGGTTGGCCCGCCGTCCGGGGTCACTTGTCGTGCTCGTCGACGACGACGATCGGGCCGAATCCCTCCGGGAGGCCGGTATCGACGCCCGCCGGGTCGATACCGGCGACGTCGACGACGTCCGGACCGTTGCCGGCGACGTCGACTCGGTCGTCGTCGCCCCCGCTGCCGACGCGGTCGGGCGGGTCGTCCGGACGGCGCGAGCGGCGTACCCCGACGCGTTTCTCATGGTCTGTCTCGCCGACGGAGCCGACAGGGCGGCCGCCGCTGCGGCCGACCGGGTGCTCGACGTTTCACGCGGCGCCGGGGGCGGCTTTCTCGAGTGTGCCGGGGGCGACGCGTTGCGCACCCGGGAGTTTCGAACAGCTCTGCGGGGCGTCGACGGGCGGCTTGCCGTCCTCGCCCACGACAACCCCGACCCGGACGCCATCGCCTCCGCCGTGGGGCTTCGCCGTCTCGCTTCGGCGTTCGACGTCGAGGCGGAAGCGTGTTACTACGGCGATATCGGCCATCAGGAAAACCGCGCCCTCGTGAACCTCTTCGGGTTCGACCTCCGGAACCTCGAGGACGGCGCGGACCTCTCGTCGTTCGACGCCGTCGCCCTGGTCGATCACTCCCGACCGGGGGTCAACGACGGGCTACCGCCGGAGACCTCGATCGACATCGTCGTCGATCACCACCCGCCGAGGACGCCGGTTCGGGCCGGATTCGTCGACCTCCGGAGCGACGTCGGCGCGACGTGTACGATCCTCACGGAGTACTTCGATCGCTTCGGCATCGAGCCGACCGAGTCGATCGCGAGTGGACTGTTATACGGCATCCGGACGGACACCCGGGACTTCTCTCGGGGCGTCTCCGCCGTCGATTTCGAGGCCGCCGCCGGGCTCGTCGAGGCGGCCGACTCGGATCGGCTCAGGCAGGTCGAATCGCCGAGCGTCTCGGTGGATACCCTGGAGACGGTCGGCACCGCCATCTCCGCCCGAGAGGTGACCGGAGACGTTCTGACGAGCTGTGTGGGTCCGATCGCCGACCGGGACACGCTCGCGCAGGCCGCCGACAGGCTCCTCAGCATGGACGGCATCACGACTACGCTCGTCTTCGGATACACCGACGGAACGGTGTTCGTCTCCGCACGCTCTAGGGGGATCGAACGCGATCTGGGAGAGATCCTCCGGGAGGCGTTCGCCCAGATCGGCGATGCCGGCGGACACGCCGACATGGCCGGGGCACAGATCCCGGTCGGTATTCTCACCGAGGGGGCGACCGATACGGACTGTCGAGAGGTGATCGACGACGTGATCACCGACCGGTTCTTCGAGGCGCTCGGGGTGACGCCCGACTACGGCCCCTTCATCTA